The proteins below are encoded in one region of Lactuca sativa cultivar Salinas chromosome 3, Lsat_Salinas_v11, whole genome shotgun sequence:
- the LOC122194373 gene encoding protein trichome birefringence-like 23 isoform X3, with protein sequence MKQNWWRSAYNHWVFKLGILMLLVGFGFRFHLSQSSSVIPNVSDNNFGTPFVTKNEKPIPSDFAESPKVLNRSYPKDDDESEKCDIFHGEWIPNSGEAPYTNNTCRWIESDQNCMSNGRPDTGYLHWRWSPKACELPPFDAKKFLEMMRGKTWGFVGDSITRNHLQSFICLLSQVEDAVEFFHDKDYKNRKWHFPSYNLTVSVIWSPFLAKAETFEDINHIPSSEIQLHVDILDKTWTQQFDTWDYVMFSSGKWFVRTAIYYENNTILGCHGCEGKNYTDLGFNFAYQKVINNLFDFIMNSNKQSTIIFRTSTPDHFENGPWSNGGTCDRRVPAKEGEFELGILNRILREVELPEFAKAKASEKGKKLKLLDVMPLSLVRPDGHPGPYRYFYPFAKDKKAKVQYDCLHWCLPGPIDQWNDLLMKLVVDD encoded by the exons ATGAAGCAAAATTGGTGGAGGTCAGCTTATAATCACTGGGTTTTCAAGTTAGGGATTTTGATGTTGTTAGTGGGTTTTGGATTCAGATTTCATTTATCACAATCGTCCAGTGTGATTCCCAATGTTTCTGATAATAATTTTGGTACTCCTTTTGTGACGAAGAATGAAAAGCCGATTCCTTCAGATTTTGCTGAATCTCCCAAGGTTTTAAACCGAAGTTATCCTAAAG ACGATGATGAATCAGAAAAGTGCGATATTTTCCATGGTGAATGGATACCGAATTCGGGAGAAGCACCATACACCAATAACACCTGCAGATGGATTGAAAGTGATCAAAACTGTATGTCTAATGGTAGGCCGGACACCGGTTATCTTCACTGGAGGTGGAGTCCGAAAGCTTGTGAATTGCCTCCTTTTGATGCCAAGAAATTTCTTGAAATGATGAGAGGTAAAACGTGGGGTTTTGTTGGCGACTCCATAACTCGGAATCATCTTCAATCCTTCATTTGTCTTCTGTCTCAG GTAGAAGATGCCGTTGAATTTTTCCATGATAAAGATTACAAAAACCGGAAATGGCATTTTCCATCCTACAACCTTACAGTATCGGTTATCTGGTCTCCTTTTCTTGCAAAAGCCGAGACTTTTGAAGATATAAACCATATTCCGTCCTCTGAGATACAACTCCACGTTGACATTCTTGACAAAACCTGGACCCAACAATTTGACACATGGGATTACGTCATGTTCTCCTCTGGTAAATGGTTTGTAAGAACAGCAATCTACTATGAAAACAATACCATTCTCGGCTGCCATGGCTGTGAGGGAAAGAACTACACTGATCTTGGTTTCAATTTTGCTTACCAGAAAGTCATAAATAATCTTTTTGATTTCATTATGAATTCAAACAAACAGAGTACGATTATTTTCAGAACATCGACTCCGGATCACTTTGAAAATGGGCCATGGTCAAATGGCGGGACTTGTGATAGAAGGGTGCCAGCTAAAGAAGGTGAGTTTGAGTTGGGAATATTGAACAGAATCCTACGCGAGGTTGAATTGCCAGAATTTGCAAAAGCCAAAGCTTCtgaaaaagggaagaaattgAAACTTCTTGATGTGATGCCTCTTTCGTTGGTGAGACCAGATGGGCATCCAGGTCCATATAGATATTTTTACCCTTTTGCGAAAGATAAGAAAGCTAAAGTTCAGTATGATTGTTTGCATTGGTGTTTGCCTGGACCAATTGATCAGTGGAATGATTTGTTGATGAAGTTGGTGGTAGATGATTGA
- the LOC111894268 gene encoding high mobility group B protein 6: MADVATAIPIVIPTKKRTRKPLHPKNSSQNESNIVAGAISQPPLASDHIFAGKENSDSLSQHKSPKIKKSGKGKNHPKPETASVSFEKELQEMQEKLEKMTLEKQQAEDLLKLKEQELESHNREQEKVKMELKKLKKLKEFKPTMTLPVLHSLKDKDQVKKKKKKGCTDTKKPATPYIMWCKDHWTEVKKENPEAEFSEVANILGAKWKTLTPEEKKPYEEKYQIEKAAYSKIVDNEKRESEAMKLLEEEQKQKTAMELLEQYMQFKQEAEKEGDIKKNKKEKDPLKPKRPESAYFLFMKEKRAALIAESKSMVEIAKICGEEWKNMTDKQKAGYEKVAKKKNKQYTQEMEVYKQNKEEEAENVKKEEDELLKVLKQEALQLLKKKEKTETIIKKTKEEETKKKEEKKNKKNVDPNKPKRPPSSFFLFSKEARKDLSKEKAGMSNSQLTALISVKWKELGEEDKQKWNGEAAEAMEAYKKDMEEYNKKWNAVEIPNNDN; the protein is encoded by the exons ATGGCCGACGTCGCCACAGCGATTCCCATCGTTATTCCGACAAAGAAGAGAACCAGAAAGCCACTGCACCCCAAAAACTCTTCACAGAATGAATCTAACATTGTCGCCGGAGCTATATCTCAGCCACCATTGGCGTCTGATCACATCTTTGCCGGAAAAGAGAACTCCGACAGCCTTTCTCAACACAAATCTCCAAAGATCAAGAAATCAGGAAAAGGGAAAAATCATCCGAAACCCGAAACAGCATCAGTTTCATTTGAGAAAGAGTTGCAGGAAATGCAAGAGAAGCTTGAAAAGATGACGCTTGAGAAGCAACAAGCAGAGGATCTTTTGAAACTGAAGGAGCAAGAACTCGAGTCACATAACAGAGAGCAAGAGAAAGTTAAAATGGAGCTCAAGAAGTTGAAGAAGTTGAAAGAATTCAAACCCACGATG ACACTGCCCGTTTTACACTCGTTGAAAGACAAAGAtcaggtgaagaagaagaagaagaaaggttgCACAGATACTAAAAAGCCAGCAACTCCCTACATCATGTGGTGTAAAGATCATTGGACTGAG GTCAAGAAAGAAAATCCAGAAGCAGAGTTCAGTGAAGTCGCGAACATTTTGGGGGCGAAATGGAAGACACTCACCCCCGAAGAGAAGAAGCCGTACGAAGAGAAGTATCAAATTGAGAAAGCGGCTTATTCAAAAATTGTGGATAATGAGAAAAGAGAAAGTGAAGCTATGAAGCTTTTGGAAGAAGAACAGAAACAGAAGACAGCTATGGAGTTGCTTGAACAATACATGCAGTTCAAACAAGAAGCAGAAAAAGAGGGAGATATCaaaaagaacaa GAAGGAGAAAGATCCATTGAAGCCAAAGCGACCAGAGTCTGCGTATTTCTTGTTTATGAAAGAGAAAAGAGCAGCTCTGATTGCAGAAAGCAAGAGTATGGTCGAG ATTGCAAAAATCTGTGGAGAAGAATGGAAGAACATGACAGACAAGCAAAAAGCAGGGTATGAAAAAGTGGCCAAGAAGAAGAACAAGCAATATACACAAGAAATGGAGGTGTACAAGCAGAATAAAGAAGAGGAAGCTGAAAATGTTAAGAAGGAAGAAGATGAGCTTTTGAAGGTTCTAAAGCAGGAAGCTTTACAATTGCTTAAAAAGAAAGAGAAAACAGAAACCATCATTAAG aaaacaaaGGAAGAGGAGActaagaagaaggaagagaagaagaacaagaagaacGTTGATCCTAACAAGCCCAAGCGTCCTccatcttctttctttcttttcag CAAAGAAGCAAGGAAGGATTTGTCGAAAGAAAAGGCAGGAATGAGCAATTCCCAACTGACTGCTCTGATTTCCGTGAAGTGGAAGGAATTGGGAGAAGAAGATAAGCAGAAATGGAATGGTGAGGCTGCAGAAGCCATGGAAGCTTACAAGAAGGATATGGAAGAGTATAACAAGAAATGGAATGCAGTAGAGATCCCTAACAACGATAACTAG